One Agrococcus jenensis genomic region harbors:
- a CDS encoding purine-cytosine permease family protein, giving the protein MSLYSRLERRLEASSDDAGPVRGTYSSGRMLMIWLAANLVVTTLLTGTLFVPDVPYGLVLGLIVGGTVVGAAVLVLIGAIGTRTGLPTMALTRGPFGTRGSLLPLAANVIILMGWSWVQAMLAGISLDFIVASITGFSNPVIFAVLCQTIVVVLAIFGHAGVARVEPWFAAVILAIAAYIFIASFTTFAPADFAAIPSNPEAFYTPGLVFDVVLATAISWTVLSADFNRFARTTRAGVIGSGIGYTLSTIISMALGATAIGYVALSGGEVVAFDPVTIIDAFGVLFAVAIFLSVMATNTMVVYGMVTSVINALPGRKVPFLASALVLGAISIIGSTFFGLLAQFTTFLVTISALFAPVFAIMIVDYYLLQRRSYDADILRPTGGRYWYWAGVNWVAVVSWTIGATLAYVWAYVWPLPIGATVPAFIATFVIYLALSLPFRGKVAPAPARHLADASSDAR; this is encoded by the coding sequence ATGTCGCTCTACTCCCGCCTCGAACGCCGACTGGAGGCGAGCTCTGACGACGCCGGCCCCGTGCGCGGCACGTACTCGTCCGGCCGGATGCTCATGATCTGGCTCGCAGCCAATCTCGTCGTCACGACGCTGCTGACCGGCACGCTCTTCGTGCCCGACGTGCCGTACGGCCTCGTGCTCGGGCTCATCGTCGGCGGCACGGTCGTCGGCGCTGCCGTGCTCGTGCTCATCGGCGCGATCGGTACCCGCACCGGACTGCCGACCATGGCGCTCACCCGCGGCCCGTTCGGCACCCGCGGCAGCCTGCTGCCGCTCGCCGCGAACGTGATCATCCTCATGGGCTGGAGCTGGGTGCAGGCGATGCTCGCCGGCATCTCGCTCGACTTCATCGTCGCCTCGATCACGGGCTTCTCGAACCCGGTGATCTTCGCCGTGCTGTGCCAGACGATCGTCGTCGTGCTCGCGATCTTCGGCCACGCGGGCGTCGCGCGCGTCGAGCCGTGGTTCGCCGCGGTCATCCTCGCGATCGCCGCCTACATCTTCATCGCGTCGTTCACGACCTTCGCGCCCGCCGACTTCGCCGCGATCCCCAGCAACCCGGAGGCGTTCTACACGCCGGGGCTGGTCTTCGACGTCGTGCTCGCGACCGCCATCTCGTGGACCGTGCTCTCGGCCGACTTCAACCGCTTCGCACGGACGACGCGTGCCGGCGTCATCGGCTCGGGCATCGGCTACACGCTCTCGACCATCATCTCGATGGCGCTCGGCGCGACCGCGATCGGCTACGTCGCGCTGAGCGGCGGCGAGGTCGTCGCGTTCGACCCGGTCACGATCATCGACGCCTTCGGGGTGCTGTTCGCGGTGGCGATCTTCCTCTCGGTGATGGCGACGAACACGATGGTCGTCTACGGCATGGTGACCTCGGTGATCAACGCCCTGCCCGGCCGCAAGGTGCCGTTCCTCGCCAGCGCGCTCGTGCTCGGGGCCATCTCGATCATCGGCTCGACGTTCTTCGGCCTGCTCGCGCAGTTCACGACCTTCCTCGTCACGATCAGCGCGCTCTTCGCGCCCGTCTTCGCGATCATGATCGTCGACTACTACCTGCTGCAGCGCCGCTCCTACGACGCCGACATCCTGCGTCCGACGGGCGGCCGCTACTGGTACTGGGCGGGCGTCAACTGGGTCGCGGTCGTCTCGTGGACGATCGGCGCGACGCTCGCCTACGTGTGGGCGTACGTCTGGCCGCTGCCGATCGGCGCGACCGTGCCGGCGTTCATCGCGACGTTCGTCATCTACCTGGCGCTCTCGCTGCCGTTCCGCGGCAAGGTCGCGCCGGCGCCCGCCCGGCACCTGGCGGATGCTTCGTCGGATGCCCGCTGA